From a region of the Arachis ipaensis cultivar K30076 chromosome B09, Araip1.1, whole genome shotgun sequence genome:
- the LOC107615345 gene encoding protein FAR1-RELATED SEQUENCE 5-like — MVGVEGMLLVLLMESSMGEGVTDVIELENDVTELSHEVQILPDYSGLREEKIPRVGLQFDSLQLALEFYATYAKKVSFVSKIKTTIFNSITKEFKKPINQSIHCNREGFCESCVKAATRKNTIAAMGYRARIYAKFDREKEDQVLLKVELGHSHPCCPKMAVHYHEYRELIMHAKCVIEDNDEIGIRPNKTYLPLANEVGELSNLGYSEKDVRNYITTKLRSTDINADVKEILNYFM, encoded by the exons ATGGTTGGTGTTGAAGGCATGCTATTGGTACTTTTGATGGAGTCATCAATGGGTGAAGGAG TTACGGACGTTATTGAGCTAGAAAATGATGTGACAGAACTGAGTCATGAGGTTCAAATT TTACCGGATTACAGTGGTCTTCGTGAAGAGAAAATACCAAGAGTTGGATTGCAGTTTGATTCTTTGCAACTGGCATTGGAATTTTATGCGACGTATGCAAAGAAAGTCAGTTTCGTAAGTAAGATTAAGACCACAATATTTAACAGCATAACAAAGGAATTCAAGAAACCAATTAACCAATCTATTCATTGTAATCGGGAGGGTTTTTGCGAGTCTTGTGTGAAAGCAGCAACACGGAAGAACACGATTGCAGCCATGGGATACAGAGCAAGGATATATGCGAAGTTTGATAGAGAGAAAGAAGATCAGGTGTTGTTGAAGGTAGAATTGGGGCATTCGCATCCATGTTGTCCTAAAATGGCAGTGCACTACCATGAGTATAGAGAGCTGATCATGCATGCTAAGTGTGtgattgaggataatgatgagatTGGCATACGACCCAATAAGACATACCTACCATTGGCTAATGAGGTTGGTGAGTTGTCTAACCTGGGTTACTCAGAAAAGGATGTGAGAAATTACATTACAACCAAACTCCGGTCTACTGATATCAATGCAGATGTTAAGGAGATTTTGAATTACTTCATGTGA